The proteins below come from a single uncultured Methanobrevibacter sp. genomic window:
- a CDS encoding translation initiation factor IF-6, with amino-acid sequence MLRRINIVDNPNVGVFILATDNLAIVPYNLLDERVKLIEETLEVDVVKSSISGCNLIGSLAVANSNGIVVSPHVLDREVKQFEELGLNVATIPGNYTAVGNIVAANDTGAIVSPFLSSDAIKVIEDTLDVNVESTSMVGSDIIGSLITVTNKGFLMDKNATETEVDFARDVFGVEGDIGTVGRGISLVGACSLANSKGAIVAKESTGPEMARVEEALGFLDDL; translated from the coding sequence ATGTTAAGAAGAATAAACATTGTGGATAATCCAAATGTAGGAGTATTTATTTTAGCAACTGATAATTTAGCTATTGTTCCTTACAATCTTCTTGATGAAAGAGTTAAGTTGATTGAAGAAACTTTAGAAGTTGATGTTGTAAAATCTTCTATTTCTGGATGTAACCTTATTGGATCTTTAGCTGTAGCTAATTCAAATGGTATCGTTGTTTCCCCACATGTATTAGATAGAGAAGTTAAACAGTTTGAGGAATTAGGTTTAAATGTAGCTACAATTCCAGGTAATTACACAGCAGTAGGTAATATTGTTGCAGCTAATGATACTGGAGCTATTGTAAGTCCATTTTTATCTAGTGATGCAATTAAAGTCATTGAAGATACTTTAGATGTTAATGTTGAATCTACTTCTATGGTTGGAAGTGATATTATTGGTTCATTAATTACAGTTACTAATAAAGGATTTTTAATGGATAAAAATGCTACTGAAACTGAAGTAGACTTTGCTCGTGATGTATTTGGTGTTGAAGGAGATATTGGTACTGTAGGTAGGGGTATTTCTTTAGTTGGTGCATGCTCTCTTGCAAATTCAAAAGGAGCTATTGTAGCTAAAGAAAGTACTGGTCCTGAAATGGCTAGAGTTGAAGAAGCATTAGGCTTTTTAGACGATTTATAA
- the rpl18a gene encoding 50S ribosomal protein L18Ae, producing the protein MITKIYRVKGTFVMGDSYHKFTKEYKATNVADLEEKIYERFGSKHGLNRNQISIKDIAEIEPEDVVDPILKEIL; encoded by the coding sequence ATGATAACAAAAATTTACAGAGTTAAAGGTACTTTTGTAATGGGCGATTCATATCATAAATTTACTAAAGAATACAAAGCTACTAATGTGGCTGATTTAGAAGAAAAAATTTATGAACGTTTTGGAAGTAAACATGGTTTAAACAGAAACCAAATTTCTATTAAAGACATTGCTGAAATCGAACCTGAAGATGTTGTAGACCCAATTTTAAAAGAAATTTTATAA
- the pfdA gene encoding prefoldin subunit alpha: MEDQQKFNQLLNEINMYKQQSDLIQQQIELVRASIAEVDALTNTLDDLDGKDTVEAFVPVGAGSFIKGELKNTDEVIVSIGSGIAVKKDVDGAKETIARQKKDLEDSLDKMLANMQQVSDIIGSLSAQAEQIAAVAQGNMSATGLN, encoded by the coding sequence ATGGAAGATCAGCAAAAATTTAATCAATTACTTAATGAAATAAATATGTACAAACAGCAATCAGACTTAATTCAACAACAAATTGAATTAGTTAGAGCTTCAATTGCTGAAGTTGATGCATTAACCAACACTTTAGATGATTTGGATGGTAAGGATACTGTTGAAGCTTTCGTACCTGTAGGTGCTGGTTCTTTCATTAAAGGTGAACTCAAAAACACTGATGAAGTTATTGTAAGTATTGGTTCTGGAATAGCTGTTAAAAAAGATGTTGACGGAGCAAAAGAAACTATTGCAAGACAGAAAAAAGATTTGGAAGATAGTTTAGATAAAATGTTAGCTAATATGCAACAAGTATCTGATATTATCGGATCTTTATCTGCTCAAGCAGAACAAATAGCAGCAGTTGCTCAAGGAAACATGTCAGCTACTGGATTAAACTAA
- the ftsY gene encoding signal recognition particle-docking protein FtsY, which translates to MFESLKKKFSRTSDKLEEELIEEAQEENNLEEESGKKFSFFSFGKKDNKEKEPENSDVAEIPQEVESLSEEKVLEESDEEVMEESEAESLDDSEEEKSKKSHFWSRNKNKETSENDDENESKSHFWSRNKDNSDEEEETPDDEEEPSGMFSFITAKTISEKHLEDILWELEMGLLEGDVAMEVASEVVDSVKDDLVGRKIKRSNDITEYTYNALKNAVSEIINIPGKSMTEMIEAKKAQGEPLVVMFVGINGTGKTTTIGKLANYYLKKGYTPVIAAADTFRAGAIEQVKYHADNVGVKLIKHQKGSDPAAVAFDAVEHAKAQGKELVLIDTAGRMQTNTNLMDEMKKIKRVAKPDLVVFVGDALTGNDATQQASKFNEAIDIDGVILTKADADSKGGASLSIGYVIKKPILFLGMGQEYDDIREYDADWMLNQLFSENEEETD; encoded by the coding sequence TTGTTTGAATCTTTGAAAAAGAAATTTTCACGTACTAGTGATAAATTAGAAGAAGAGCTTATTGAAGAAGCACAGGAAGAAAACAATCTTGAAGAAGAATCTGGTAAAAAATTTTCCTTCTTTTCATTTGGTAAAAAGGATAATAAAGAAAAAGAGCCAGAAAATAGTGATGTAGCTGAAATTCCTCAGGAAGTAGAAAGTTTATCCGAAGAAAAAGTTTTAGAAGAATCTGATGAAGAAGTTATGGAAGAGTCTGAAGCAGAATCTCTTGATGACTCTGAAGAAGAAAAATCTAAGAAATCTCACTTTTGGAGTAGGAATAAAAATAAAGAAACTTCTGAAAATGATGATGAAAATGAATCTAAATCTCATTTCTGGAGTAGGAATAAAGATAATTCTGATGAAGAGGAAGAAACACCCGATGATGAAGAAGAACCAAGTGGTATGTTTTCATTTATTACTGCTAAAACTATTTCAGAAAAACACCTTGAAGATATTTTATGGGAACTTGAAATGGGTCTTTTAGAAGGGGATGTTGCTATGGAAGTAGCTAGTGAAGTAGTGGATTCTGTTAAAGATGATTTAGTTGGTCGTAAAATTAAAAGAAGTAATGATATTACAGAATACACTTACAATGCTTTAAAAAATGCAGTGTCTGAAATTATTAATATCCCAGGCAAATCCATGACTGAAATGATTGAAGCTAAAAAAGCACAAGGTGAACCTCTTGTTGTAATGTTTGTAGGTATTAATGGTACTGGTAAAACAACAACAATTGGTAAATTAGCTAATTACTATCTTAAAAAAGGTTATACTCCAGTAATAGCTGCAGCAGATACTTTTAGAGCTGGTGCTATTGAACAGGTCAAATATCATGCAGATAATGTTGGGGTTAAACTTATTAAACATCAAAAAGGGTCTGATCCAGCAGCAGTTGCATTTGATGCTGTTGAACATGCTAAAGCTCAAGGTAAAGAGTTAGTTTTAATTGATACTGCTGGAAGAATGCAGACTAACACTAATCTTATGGATGAAATGAAGAAAATTAAAAGAGTTGCAAAACCTGATTTGGTTGTTTTTGTAGGGGATGCTTTAACAGGTAATGATGCAACTCAACAAGCATCTAAATTTAATGAAGCTATTGATATTGATGGAGTTATTTTAACTAAAGCAGATGCAGACAGTAAAGGTGGAGCTTCATTATCTATTGGTTATGTAATTAAAAAACCTATTTTATTTTTAGGAATGGGTCAGGAATATGATGATATTAGAGAATATGATGCAGATTGGATGTTAAACCAGCTATTTTCTGAAAACGAAGAAGAAACAGATTAA
- a CDS encoding sodium-dependent transporter codes for MSNNNTGEWNSSLAFLMSMIGAAVGLGNIWRFSYVLYSNGGGSFFIPYFVAIGLLGIPFLILEYGLGFKFKMSFSNLLHKIKPKFEIIGWILCLLAFGVVTYYMVILAWDVVYLGASLFLGWGSDPSSFFVNYVGGDSNISSWGHLIIPTVIGLIIVWVMIWLISHRDLNSGIGKVSKILIPALFVIMGCIVIFSLTLPGHNLGIKTLLTPDWSLLFNVNIWLAAFSQIIFSLSLGMAIALTYASYLPKNAKLINNVLIVVSSNSGFEIFTAFGVFSILGFMSVTSGVPIESLIQQGTGLVFIVFPTIFNVMGVSGRILGLLFFLAILFAGITSALGFLEPLLSSVCDKFNVSRKKSASILCGVGFVISMFFTCGISSYLVEIVDGFLNQFGILFLIALQCIIFGWILGIDDLIEVVNNNSVLHVGKLWKTIIKYILPCVIFIVWTFGIIELFKNGGFLELTVDILITLSVLIASVILTKVDDYK; via the coding sequence ATGAGTAACAACAATACTGGTGAGTGGAACTCTTCACTTGCTTTTTTAATGTCAATGATAGGGGCTGCTGTTGGATTAGGTAATATCTGGCGTTTTAGCTATGTGCTATATTCCAATGGTGGAGGATCTTTTTTTATACCTTATTTTGTAGCTATAGGACTTTTAGGGATTCCATTTTTAATTTTAGAATATGGATTAGGTTTTAAATTTAAAATGTCATTTTCAAATTTATTACATAAAATAAAACCTAAATTTGAAATAATTGGATGGATATTATGTCTGTTGGCATTTGGGGTAGTAACCTATTATATGGTTATTTTAGCTTGGGATGTAGTGTATCTTGGAGCAAGTCTATTTTTAGGATGGGGTAGTGATCCTTCTAGCTTTTTTGTAAATTATGTTGGTGGAGATTCTAATATTTCCAGTTGGGGTCATTTAATAATCCCAACAGTAATTGGGTTAATTATTGTATGGGTGATGATTTGGCTAATTTCACATAGGGATTTAAATTCAGGAATAGGTAAAGTATCAAAAATATTAATTCCAGCATTATTTGTTATAATGGGTTGTATTGTAATCTTTTCTCTAACTTTACCTGGACATAATTTGGGGATTAAAACATTATTAACACCAGACTGGTCTTTATTATTTAATGTTAATATTTGGCTAGCAGCATTTTCACAAATAATATTTTCATTATCTCTAGGAATGGCTATTGCACTTACATATGCTAGTTATTTACCTAAAAATGCAAAATTAATTAACAATGTATTGATAGTAGTTAGTTCAAACTCTGGATTTGAAATATTCACAGCATTCGGAGTATTTTCTATTTTAGGTTTTATGTCTGTAACTTCAGGAGTTCCAATTGAAAGTTTAATACAGCAGGGAACAGGATTAGTATTTATAGTATTTCCAACAATCTTCAATGTAATGGGTGTTTCAGGCCGTATACTTGGATTATTATTCTTCTTAGCTATTTTATTTGCAGGAATAACTTCTGCTTTAGGATTTTTAGAACCGTTACTTAGTTCTGTCTGTGATAAATTTAATGTTTCACGTAAAAAATCAGCAAGTATATTGTGTGGTGTAGGTTTTGTAATTTCAATGTTTTTCACATGTGGAATTTCATCATATTTAGTTGAAATAGTTGATGGATTTTTAAACCAGTTTGGAATATTGTTTTTAATTGCATTACAGTGCATTATATTTGGATGGATTTTAGGAATTGATGATTTAATAGAAGTTGTTAATAATAATTCTGTATTGCATGTTGGAAAATTATGGAAAACAATTATTAAATATATATTGCCATGTGTAATTTTCATAGTTTGGACATTTGGAATAATCGAACTATTTAAAAATGGGGGATTCCTGGAATTAACTGTTGATATTTTAATTACTCTCAGTGTTCTTATAGCTAGTGTTATATTAACAAAAGTCGATGATTATAAATAA
- a CDS encoding DUF4258 domain-containing protein gives MDIFDEYIVGNLSNINWCFENTHFVQRLDDNGISREYIVDTILNEEPLRYEPNGNHQYEVIFPAPKTKKYCEIKVVFACDNNTINLVTVMPNATTNRQKNTYKSDSYKKLEKKRLKAYSKRKKFY, from the coding sequence ATGGATATCTTTGATGAATATATTGTTGGAAACCTTAGTAACATCAATTGGTGTTTTGAAAATACTCATTTTGTTCAAAGGCTTGATGATAATGGAATATCAAGAGAGTATATAGTTGACACTATCTTGAATGAGGAACCTTTAAGGTATGAACCTAATGGTAATCATCAGTATGAAGTTATTTTTCCAGCTCCGAAAACTAAGAAGTATTGCGAAATCAAGGTTGTTTTTGCTTGTGATAACAACACGATAAATTTAGTAACTGTAATGCCTAATGCAACAACTAATAGGCAGAAAAATACTTATAAATCTGATTCCTATAAGAAATTAGAAAAAAAGAGACTTAAAGCTTATTCTAAAAGGAAAAAATTTTATTAA
- a CDS encoding DNA adenine methylase, producing the protein MQTIKEFDIDAKPFLKWAGGKSKLINEIELRFPKFIKESGKIEKYFEPFIGGGALFFYLMSNYDVSESYIYDINSELIVVYKTIQNNPHELIDLLSEIKERFIPKDHEDRKEFYLNIRKSFNEKLYDFDFENYSQEFIERAAQIIFMNKTCFNGLFRVNKKGEFNVPFGKYKNPSIFDAENIIAASVALKNTKIINASFLESEQFIDENSLVYLDPPYRPLSKSSNFTSYSKFDFTDDDQIELAKYYKRISSSGAKVILSNSDPKNTDETDNFFDDLYGDFVIDRVKAPRMINCNGNKRKPVNEIIVRNY; encoded by the coding sequence ATGCAGACAATTAAAGAATTTGACATTGATGCAAAACCATTTTTAAAATGGGCTGGAGGAAAATCTAAATTGATCAATGAGATTGAATTAAGATTTCCAAAATTTATTAAAGAATCTGGCAAAATTGAAAAATATTTTGAACCGTTTATAGGTGGAGGAGCTTTATTTTTTTATTTGATGTCTAATTATGATGTTAGTGAATCATATATTTATGATATTAATTCAGAACTTATTGTGGTATATAAAACTATTCAAAATAATCCTCATGAATTGATTGATTTATTAAGTGAGATTAAAGAAAGGTTTATTCCAAAAGATCATGAAGATAGAAAAGAATTTTATTTGAATATTAGGAAATCATTTAATGAAAAATTATATGATTTTGATTTTGAAAATTATTCTCAGGAATTTATTGAAAGAGCAGCTCAAATTATATTCATGAACAAAACGTGTTTCAATGGTTTATTTAGAGTTAATAAAAAAGGTGAATTTAATGTTCCTTTTGGAAAATACAAAAATCCTAGCATATTTGATGCTGAAAATATAATTGCAGCATCTGTTGCTTTAAAAAATACTAAAATTATCAATGCTTCTTTTTTGGAATCTGAACAATTTATTGATGAAAATTCATTAGTGTATTTAGATCCTCCTTATAGGCCATTGTCTAAATCGTCTAATTTTACAAGTTATTCTAAATTTGATTTTACTGATGATGACCAAATTGAGTTGGCGAAGTATTATAAGCGAATTTCTAGCTCTGGAGCAAAGGTTATTTTAAGCAATTCTGATCCTAAGAATACTGATGAAACTGATAATTTTTTCGATGATTTGTATGGTGATTTTGTTATAGATAGAGTTAAAGCTCCTCGTATGATTAATTGTAATGGGAATAAGCGAAAACCTGTGAATGAAATTATTGTTAGAAATTATTAA
- a CDS encoding type II restriction endonuclease, whose product MVNYSKLGYSSRADYESAFYETLLETNRTHDFYVDWGKIFGKLEDTTREINILNTLVDSSDVENDFRKIILEHPKVISVLPSILAIREKNIAVLDEYEMKCLKVSCSKRSPSDIGDIVDFSEKTGLLNLFNNIRDLKSYLMGVEVGLDTNARKNRSGHIFEKIVGDLLKKKIKDFPDLTISAEETLNFERTKRLDFVIHKNDVPKFLFECNFYASSGSKPIEVANAYIDLNKQIKEQDMVFVWITDGFGWKKMYNAFHEASTNIDFVLNFNMLNDTIYNLLDD is encoded by the coding sequence ATGGTTAATTATTCTAAATTAGGTTATAGTTCCAGAGCGGATTATGAATCAGCTTTTTATGAGACATTGTTGGAAACAAATAGAACTCATGACTTTTATGTCGATTGGGGAAAAATATTTGGTAAATTAGAAGATACTACTCGTGAAATTAATATTTTAAATACTTTGGTTGATTCTTCAGATGTTGAAAATGATTTTAGAAAAATTATTTTGGAACATCCGAAGGTAATTTCAGTATTGCCTTCTATATTGGCCATTCGTGAAAAAAATATTGCTGTATTGGATGAATATGAAATGAAATGTTTGAAAGTTAGTTGTTCAAAAAGATCTCCTTCAGACATTGGTGATATAGTTGATTTTTCTGAAAAAACGGGTTTATTAAATCTTTTTAATAATATACGTGATTTAAAATCATATTTGATGGGTGTTGAAGTAGGTTTGGATACTAATGCAAGAAAAAATAGAAGTGGCCATATTTTTGAGAAGATTGTTGGGGATTTATTGAAGAAAAAAATAAAAGATTTTCCAGATTTAACGATATCTGCTGAAGAAACTTTAAATTTTGAAAGAACTAAACGTTTGGATTTCGTAATTCATAAAAATGATGTTCCTAAATTTTTATTTGAGTGTAATTTTTATGCTAGTAGTGGAAGTAAACCTATCGAAGTTGCAAATGCGTATATTGATTTAAATAAACAGATTAAAGAACAAGACATGGTGTTTGTATGGATTACTGATGGTTTTGGATGGAAAAAAATGTATAATGCATTTCATGAAGCTTCTACAAATATTGATTTTGTTTTAAATTTTAACATGTTAAATGACACTATTTATAATTTATTGGATGATTAA
- a CDS encoding ComEC/Rec2 family competence protein: MNLGSSTLIETSNMNMLFDLGIDEKTGVNPLFSFKGDLNYLIISHPHKDHISGLSRIDCKTPEVFGRNNSIPLDLIQKQIKTAQTYDDKILYEKYLELNKNYNYPVQAKNDPCNPDVNGGLFFKHYLPLRSDITDLNYYSISTFIEYEGAKILLMGDNTKTNIEELLDNHDFLENTQSIDLLLAPHHGRFSCYKQELMDHLKPKITIISDKSNQDEVTASNKYSSNSCGVWVLKNGNHVKRRCLTTRNDGNICALINNGRLELSCE, translated from the coding sequence GTGAATTTAGGAAGTTCTACATTAATAGAAACTAGTAATATGAATATGTTATTTGATTTAGGAATTGATGAAAAAACAGGTGTGAATCCACTATTCTCATTCAAGGGAGATTTAAACTATTTAATAATTTCACACCCACACAAAGACCATATAAGTGGACTTTCAAGAATTGATTGTAAAACACCAGAAGTTTTTGGTCGAAATAACTCCATCCCATTAGATTTAATTCAAAAACAAATTAAAACTGCACAAACATATGATGATAAAATATTATATGAAAAATATTTAGAACTTAATAAAAATTATAACTATCCAGTGCAAGCTAAAAATGATCCATGCAATCCTGATGTAAATGGTGGGCTATTTTTTAAACATTATTTGCCATTACGAAGTGATATAACAGATTTGAACTATTATAGTATCTCTACATTCATTGAATATGAAGGAGCAAAAATATTATTAATGGGAGATAATACTAAAACAAATATTGAAGAACTGTTAGACAATCATGATTTTCTAGAAAATACTCAAAGCATTGATTTATTACTAGCACCACACCATGGGCGATTTTCCTGTTATAAACAAGAATTAATGGATCATCTAAAACCAAAGATTACAATAATATCTGATAAAAGTAATCAGGATGAGGTTACTGCATCCAACAAATATAGTTCAAATTCTTGTGGAGTTTGGGTATTAAAAAATGGAAATCATGTTAAACGTAGATGTTTAACTACACGTAATGATGGAAATATTTGTGCATTAATAAACAATGGCAGATTAGAGTTATCCTGCGAATAA